One Vibrio tapetis subsp. tapetis DNA segment encodes these proteins:
- a CDS encoding N-acetyltransferase — MIREYNENDISLVLDIWLRASIKAHDFVEAEFWEAQVDNMRDIYIPASTTYVYELNSKVVGFYAIYENTLAAIFVLPENQGKGIGKLLLSHAKSQCSPLSLNVYQENNASFQFYLSQGFSVVSEQADDHTGHQEYTMTFGV, encoded by the coding sequence ATGATTCGAGAATACAACGAAAACGACATTTCCTTAGTGTTAGATATTTGGCTGCGTGCATCCATTAAGGCGCATGACTTTGTCGAGGCTGAGTTCTGGGAAGCGCAAGTGGATAACATGCGTGATATTTACATTCCAGCTTCGACAACTTATGTCTATGAACTGAATTCAAAGGTGGTGGGTTTCTACGCTATCTACGAAAATACCTTAGCGGCGATTTTTGTGTTGCCAGAAAATCAAGGTAAAGGAATTGGTAAGCTCCTTTTGAGTCATGCAAAAAGTCAGTGTTCACCGCTTTCTTTAAATGTGTATCAAGAAAACAACGCGAGCTTTCAGTTCTATCTGTCACAGGGCTTTAGTGTGGTAAGTGAGCAAGCGGATGATCATACCGGTCACCAGGAGTACACTATGACCTTTGGGGTGTAA
- a CDS encoding LysE family translocator, with translation MEIWALLIFVPACFALNMTPGPNNLLSMNNARCYGFKSAFIAGLGRIAAFSMMITLAASGLAVVLYASETLFFTIKLVGAAYLLWIAFNLWRSDVSPVAEMSATKNRFTLAKQEFVLAAGNPKAILIFTAFLPQFVDVTANINEQFFLLGITFLMLEMAAISIYAVFGIYLRQWFSKPLMAKRFNRACAAFLAMSGANLLLSRQH, from the coding sequence ATGGAAATCTGGGCGTTGCTTATCTTTGTACCTGCATGTTTTGCTCTAAATATGACGCCTGGACCCAATAACCTTCTGTCGATGAATAATGCTCGTTGCTATGGGTTTAAATCGGCTTTCATTGCGGGCTTAGGGCGAATTGCCGCATTCTCGATGATGATTACTTTGGCGGCTTCAGGGTTGGCCGTTGTACTATACGCATCCGAAACCCTGTTTTTCACCATTAAGTTAGTCGGCGCTGCCTATTTACTGTGGATTGCTTTTAATCTATGGCGCTCAGATGTAAGTCCTGTCGCCGAAATGAGTGCCACGAAAAACAGATTTACATTAGCTAAACAGGAGTTTGTATTAGCGGCTGGCAATCCTAAAGCCATCTTGATATTTACCGCCTTTCTTCCGCAATTTGTAGACGTTACTGCAAATATAAATGAGCAGTTCTTCCTATTAGGCATTACGTTTTTAATGTTGGAAATGGCAGCCATCTCTATCTATGCTGTCTTTGGAATATATTTGAGACAGTGGTTCTCTAAACCACTAATGGCAAAACGTTTTAATAGAGCGTGCGCTGCCTTTCTAGCGATGTCTGGCGCGAATCTGCTATTGAGCCGTCAGCACTAA